Proteins co-encoded in one Methanomicrobia archaeon genomic window:
- a CDS encoding tRNA pseudouridine(54/55) synthase Pus10, with amino-acid sequence KELISGDEGRTTPNLSALLGMPAAVTELDVLDVELDFQIADFVSPAAQS; translated from the coding sequence TGAAGGAGCTTATCTCCGGCGATGAGGGACGTACGACGCCGAATTTGAGCGCACTGCTGGGTATGCCCGCGGCGGTTACGGAACTCGACGTACTCGATGTAGAGCTCGATTTTCAAATCGCGGATTTCGTTTCTCCCGCTGCACAGTCCTAG